In the genome of Salvelinus sp. IW2-2015 linkage group LG25, ASM291031v2, whole genome shotgun sequence, one region contains:
- the cep68 gene encoding centrosomal protein of 68 kDa isoform X2 — protein MALGVDRAFPASISPMESKGCSGRWKTRIPEFIRTGTTTTQHDKDGEKGTGGRDRGGPRKSVTMAPTSRYMSDRRQYSMRKPLVTTTEQQTSILKKSYLQEHPEKERQGEGSSNEAHHHSEFDFQTRWAEQKFPDNFNPSQANISTCSASREDLSTSLGVSDLRTGLSHEEPTFSSSYLGSRPGRRSLSSPPLEVRTFSTPLNSKWTSTLLSPLSPSYTPPSRPSRQRWTELRLDAGEVCQSRGGGREMYLNVGPSVGYSNPVLHTMSPHQANYWACAIPSSLPPSPDRRSSSWDPDKEYQALLDYTYPLRPGRVVGGWDTSDAGGGPLIQTDPNLQDSGIDLDRICSSTSLSALDFSLTGTAGVGTARERQMPGIGQRSSELRGLSHPKSSDGRLSSSPLSSADPIGLSVESLDCSGGGGLDPLHRIGEGRYCHHGISSSTTFIRTTSILPQPGCLRGGAWDEEFWSLPEQLEELRGLSRQVREVTAQLSQPVTASWESLERGTTSVQSSMTLAEKQEAEEERKEQEQNEKEEREGDEKQKEVSISEALQYFNKVSKVVHSGESSQAARNSGSRMEAGVAGRGVSRASLREVEAMVDQLSGLTLPEFQRGSQGDQGHRESLMQHIQTFCSNLEELIQWLYTVVERMEVLAPPSVDIESVKSSLADYKRFQREVNAHQPLTTSVLQTGELLLGCMTSTSPGPINEASFTQQ, from the exons ATGGCACTGGGAGTTGACAGGGCCTTCCCAGCATCCATCTCCCCAATGGAGTCCAAGGGCTGCAGTGGGCGATGGAAGACCCGGATTCCAGAGTTTATCCGGACGGGGACAACCACAACGCAGCATGACAAAGATGGGGAGAAGGGGACAGGTGGCAGGGACCGGGGTGGTCCCCGAAAGAGTGTTACCATGGCACCCACCTCCAGGTATATGAGTGACAGGAGGCAGTACTCTATGAGGAAACCACTGGTCACCACCACAGAGCAGCAGACCTCCATCCTAAAGAAATCCTACCTACAGGAGCACCCAGAAAAG GAGCGACAGGGGGAAGGTAGCAGTAATGAAGCACACCATCATAGCGAGTTTGACTTCCAGACCCGATGGGCTGAACAGAAGTTCCCAGACAACTTCAACCCCTCTCAGGCCAACATCTCAACCTGCTCAGCCTCCAGAGAGGACCTTAGCACCTCCCTGGGGGTGTCAGACCTCAGGACCGGTCTGTCACATGAAGAACCCACCTTCAGCTCATCGTACCTTGGCAGCAGGCCTGGCCGACGCAGCCTCTCCAGCCCACCCCTGGAGGTCCGTACTTTCTCTACTCCACTCAACTCCAAGTGGACCTCCACTCTGCTATCCCCCCTCTCGCCCTCCTACACCCCCCCTTCGCGCCCGTCCAGACAGAGATGGACAGAGCTGAGATTGGATGCAGGTGAAGTTTGTCAATCacgtggaggaggaagggaaatgTATCTAAATGTAGGCCCTTCAGTGGGCTACTCCAACCCTGTGCTCCACACCATGTCCCCCCACCAGGCCAACTACTGGGCCTGCGCCATTCCCAGctccctgcccccctccccaGACCGACGCTCTTCGAGCTGGGACCCTGATAAGGAGTACCAAGCCCTCCTAGACTACACCTACCCTCTGAGGCCAGGTAGGGTGGTAGGTGGGTGGGATACCTCTGATGCAGGGGGTGGACCTCTAATCCAGACAGACCCAAACCTCCAGGACTCAGGAATAGACCTGGACCGCATCTGCAGCTCCACCAGCCTGTCAGCTTTGGACTTTTCCCTGACTGGCACGGCAGGGGTGGGGACGGCTAGGGAGAGGCAGATGCCGGGTATAGGTCAGAGGTCATCTGAGCTGCGTGGGCTCTCACACCCCAAGTCCTCGGATGGTCGCCTCTCCAGTAGCCCCTTATCCTCTGCGGACCCTATTGGTCTATCCGTGGAGAGTCTGGACTGTAGTGGAGGTGGTGGTCTGGATCCTTTGCATCGTATCGGGGAAGGTCGCTACTGCCATCACGGCATCTCCTCTTCCACCACGTTCATCCGCACAACCAGTATCCTTCCCCAGCCAGGGTGCCTCAGAGGGGGGGCTTGGGATGAGGAGTTCTGGTCTCTTCCGGAGCAGTTGGAGGAGCTCCGGGGTTTGTCCCGgcaggtcagggaggtgacggcCCAACTCAGTCAGCCTGTCACAGCCAGCTGGGAGTCCCTGGAGAGGGGGACCACCTCCGTCCAGTCCTCCATGACCCTGGCTGAGAaacaggaggcagaggaggagagaaaagaacagGAGCAGAAtgaaaaggaagaaagagagggtgatGAGAAGCAGAAAGAGGTGTCCATTTCTGAAGCGCTTCAATACTTTAATAAAG TCTCTAAAGTGGTCCATAGTGGGGAATCCTCCCAGGCAGCCAGAAACTCTGGTTCTAGGATGGAGGCTGGGGTAGCAGGCAGGGGAGTGAGCAGGGCCAGTCTGAGAGAGGTGGAGGCCATGGTGGACCAGCTGAGTGGACTAACCCTGCCTGAGTTCCAGAGGGGGAGCCAGGGGGACCAGGGGCACAGGGAGTCCCTCATGCAGCACATCCAG ACCTTCTGTTCTAACCTGGAGGAGCTCATCCAATGGCTGTACACTGTGGTGGAGAGGATGGAGGTGCTGGCTCCGCCCTCTGTGGACATCGAGAGTGTCAAGTCTTCCCTGGCGGATTATAAG AGGTTTCAGAGAGAAGTAAATGCCCACCAGCCTCTGACCACCTCTGTTCTGCAGACTGGAGAGCTTCTCCTGGGTTGTATGACCTCCACTTCTCCCG GACCGATAAATGAGGCTTCCTTCACACAGCAATGA
- the cep68 gene encoding centrosomal protein of 68 kDa isoform X1 — MALGVDRAFPASISPMESKGCSGRWKTRIPEFIRTGTTTTQHDKDGEKGTGGRDRGGPRKSVTMAPTSRYMSDRRQYSMRKPLVTTTEQQTSILKKSYLQEHPEKERQGEGSSNEAHHHSEFDFQTRWAEQKFPDNFNPSQANISTCSASREDLSTSLGVSDLRTGLSHEEPTFSSSYLGSRPGRRSLSSPPLEVRTFSTPLNSKWTSTLLSPLSPSYTPPSRPSRQRWTELRLDAGEVCQSRGGGREMYLNVGPSVGYSNPVLHTMSPHQANYWACAIPSSLPPSPDRRSSSWDPDKEYQALLDYTYPLRPGRVVGGWDTSDAGGGPLIQTDPNLQDSGIDLDRICSSTSLSALDFSLTGTAGVGTARERQMPGIGQRSSELRGLSHPKSSDGRLSSSPLSSADPIGLSVESLDCSGGGGLDPLHRIGEGRYCHHGISSSTTFIRTTSILPQPGCLRGGAWDEEFWSLPEQLEELRGLSRQVREVTAQLSQPVTASWESLERGTTSVQSSMTLAEKQEAEEERKEQEQNEKEEREGDEKQKEVSISEALQYFNKVSKVVHSGESSQAARNSGSRMEAGVAGRGVSRASLREVEAMVDQLSGLTLPEFQRGSQGDQGHRESLMQHIQTFCSNLEELIQWLYTVVERMEVLAPPSVDIESVKSSLADYKRFQREVNAHQPLTTSVLQTGELLLGCMTSTSPVLKETLGLIERQSRALETHSEHLFSSILSAMDSLTQPREPCGAEETGAGDTDSVEVQGTA, encoded by the exons ATGGCACTGGGAGTTGACAGGGCCTTCCCAGCATCCATCTCCCCAATGGAGTCCAAGGGCTGCAGTGGGCGATGGAAGACCCGGATTCCAGAGTTTATCCGGACGGGGACAACCACAACGCAGCATGACAAAGATGGGGAGAAGGGGACAGGTGGCAGGGACCGGGGTGGTCCCCGAAAGAGTGTTACCATGGCACCCACCTCCAGGTATATGAGTGACAGGAGGCAGTACTCTATGAGGAAACCACTGGTCACCACCACAGAGCAGCAGACCTCCATCCTAAAGAAATCCTACCTACAGGAGCACCCAGAAAAG GAGCGACAGGGGGAAGGTAGCAGTAATGAAGCACACCATCATAGCGAGTTTGACTTCCAGACCCGATGGGCTGAACAGAAGTTCCCAGACAACTTCAACCCCTCTCAGGCCAACATCTCAACCTGCTCAGCCTCCAGAGAGGACCTTAGCACCTCCCTGGGGGTGTCAGACCTCAGGACCGGTCTGTCACATGAAGAACCCACCTTCAGCTCATCGTACCTTGGCAGCAGGCCTGGCCGACGCAGCCTCTCCAGCCCACCCCTGGAGGTCCGTACTTTCTCTACTCCACTCAACTCCAAGTGGACCTCCACTCTGCTATCCCCCCTCTCGCCCTCCTACACCCCCCCTTCGCGCCCGTCCAGACAGAGATGGACAGAGCTGAGATTGGATGCAGGTGAAGTTTGTCAATCacgtggaggaggaagggaaatgTATCTAAATGTAGGCCCTTCAGTGGGCTACTCCAACCCTGTGCTCCACACCATGTCCCCCCACCAGGCCAACTACTGGGCCTGCGCCATTCCCAGctccctgcccccctccccaGACCGACGCTCTTCGAGCTGGGACCCTGATAAGGAGTACCAAGCCCTCCTAGACTACACCTACCCTCTGAGGCCAGGTAGGGTGGTAGGTGGGTGGGATACCTCTGATGCAGGGGGTGGACCTCTAATCCAGACAGACCCAAACCTCCAGGACTCAGGAATAGACCTGGACCGCATCTGCAGCTCCACCAGCCTGTCAGCTTTGGACTTTTCCCTGACTGGCACGGCAGGGGTGGGGACGGCTAGGGAGAGGCAGATGCCGGGTATAGGTCAGAGGTCATCTGAGCTGCGTGGGCTCTCACACCCCAAGTCCTCGGATGGTCGCCTCTCCAGTAGCCCCTTATCCTCTGCGGACCCTATTGGTCTATCCGTGGAGAGTCTGGACTGTAGTGGAGGTGGTGGTCTGGATCCTTTGCATCGTATCGGGGAAGGTCGCTACTGCCATCACGGCATCTCCTCTTCCACCACGTTCATCCGCACAACCAGTATCCTTCCCCAGCCAGGGTGCCTCAGAGGGGGGGCTTGGGATGAGGAGTTCTGGTCTCTTCCGGAGCAGTTGGAGGAGCTCCGGGGTTTGTCCCGgcaggtcagggaggtgacggcCCAACTCAGTCAGCCTGTCACAGCCAGCTGGGAGTCCCTGGAGAGGGGGACCACCTCCGTCCAGTCCTCCATGACCCTGGCTGAGAaacaggaggcagaggaggagagaaaagaacagGAGCAGAAtgaaaaggaagaaagagagggtgatGAGAAGCAGAAAGAGGTGTCCATTTCTGAAGCGCTTCAATACTTTAATAAAG TCTCTAAAGTGGTCCATAGTGGGGAATCCTCCCAGGCAGCCAGAAACTCTGGTTCTAGGATGGAGGCTGGGGTAGCAGGCAGGGGAGTGAGCAGGGCCAGTCTGAGAGAGGTGGAGGCCATGGTGGACCAGCTGAGTGGACTAACCCTGCCTGAGTTCCAGAGGGGGAGCCAGGGGGACCAGGGGCACAGGGAGTCCCTCATGCAGCACATCCAG ACCTTCTGTTCTAACCTGGAGGAGCTCATCCAATGGCTGTACACTGTGGTGGAGAGGATGGAGGTGCTGGCTCCGCCCTCTGTGGACATCGAGAGTGTCAAGTCTTCCCTGGCGGATTATAAG AGGTTTCAGAGAGAAGTAAATGCCCACCAGCCTCTGACCACCTCTGTTCTGCAGACTGGAGAGCTTCTCCTGGGTTGTATGACCTCCACTTCTCCCG TTCTGAAAGAGACCCTTGGTCTTATTGAGAGGCAGTCCAGGGCGTTGGAGACTCACTCAGAGcacctcttctcctctatcctctcggCCATGGACAGCCTGACCCAGCCCAGGGAGCCCTGCGGGGCAGAGGAGACCGGCGCTGGGGACACCGATAGCGTGGAGGTCCAGGGGACAGCTTAG